In a single window of the Campylobacter iguaniorum genome:
- a CDS encoding DegT/DnrJ/EryC1/StrS family aminotransferase — protein sequence MKISIFTPPKFSKKALDIEYLNKFTDKNWIYSSNGRASIYHILKSIDVDKILIPIYICETVLLPIKKLGVSAFFYDIDMEDLNPSLESIKKLSELYGVKVVLVSSMYGNPANLIEIEKYCKENDIYMIDDGAQSFGAKLDDRFVGTFGDAGFFSFSPGKPTAGHMGSFFWSKNSIDIARTHHFCTHYFRWLDFYINRYSIYKKYNSILRKFVNIISRALYKFVNINNDAICGFEKNILGGILFSILNNKFEFRNKYSKDFMEAFKISKTFRIIKSIRGVANNHKLVMIFFESNKADIFIKFMLENNIYSSNGYKMVSDNLQDLPNAKIINKCVVELPIEDDKEKMKFIFDKVLEFENSY from the coding sequence ATGAAAATTAGTATCTTTACACCGCCTAAATTTAGCAAAAAAGCTTTAGATATTGAATATTTAAATAAATTTACTGACAAAAATTGGATATATTCTTCAAATGGTAGGGCATCCATTTATCATATTTTAAAATCTATAGATGTTGATAAAATTCTAATACCCATATATATATGCGAGACTGTTTTGTTGCCAATAAAAAAGTTAGGAGTATCAGCATTTTTTTATGATATAGATATGGAAGATCTAAACCCATCTTTAGAATCTATTAAAAAGTTATCTGAATTGTATGGTGTAAAAGTTGTATTGGTGTCCAGTATGTATGGAAATCCAGCAAATTTAATTGAAATAGAAAAATATTGTAAAGAAAATGATATTTATATGATAGATGATGGTGCGCAAAGTTTTGGAGCAAAACTAGATGATAGGTTTGTTGGGACTTTTGGAGATGCAGGGTTTTTTTCTTTTAGTCCAGGTAAGCCAACGGCGGGACATATGGGAAGTTTTTTTTGGTCAAAAAATTCAATAGATATTGCTAGAACACATCATTTTTGTACGCATTATTTTAGATGGCTTGATTTTTATATAAATAGATATAGTATATATAAAAAATATAATAGTATTTTAAGAAAATTTGTAAACATAATATCTAGAGCGCTATATAAATTTGTAAATATTAATAATGATGCGATATGCGGTTTTGAAAAAAATATTTTGGGTGGAATTTTATTTTCAATACTAAATAATAAATTTGAATTTAGGAATAAATATTCAAAGGATTTTATGGAAGCATTTAAAATTAGTAAAACATTTAGAATAATAAAAAGTATTAGAGGTGTCGCAAATAACCATAAGCTTGTAATGATATTTTTTGAAAGTAACAAAGCAGATATATTTATTAAATTTATGTTAGAAAATAATATTTATAGTTCAAATGGGTATAAGATGGTAAGCGATAATTTACAAGATCTACCTAATGCAAAAATTATAAATAAATGTGTCGTTGAATTGCCAATAGAAGATGATAAAGAAAAGATGAAATTTATATTTGACAAGGTATTAGAATTTGAAAATAGTTATTAA
- a CDS encoding peptidoglycan bridge formation glycyltransferase FemA/FemB family protein, with product MKIVIKYDNFEELGYILSNPDYLSMNGRNYGWLCGYENEKLCYIIPFVEKKKWIFRYMQVQSSTIILNGSKQSEKEFLNLAIDKLRQIGKIDFISQPKTNAVFDIYPDNAIYCNFGSYIVDLSINEEELFRNIHMKHRNVIKRAIANGVVIKFGYEVFDDAYDTILDTLYRNNMSMIDKNKLLEFISTNRKSCLIGCSYLDDIPQSAAIILYDNYKGYYFWGGTSENVSLGANNLLHWEIIKKLKSLGVQYYDFVGARIHTNNDRLLGIQRFKSRFGALLQYGYLWKYPIKRWKFDLFNMLYNFKMGKKDIIDEEKNNINI from the coding sequence TTGAAAATAGTTATTAAGTATGATAATTTTGAAGAATTAGGATATATTTTATCAAATCCTGATTATTTAAGCATGAATGGTAGAAACTATGGTTGGTTATGTGGATATGAAAATGAAAAACTTTGCTATATAATTCCTTTTGTAGAGAAAAAAAAATGGATATTTAGATATATGCAAGTCCAAAGCTCAACTATTATTTTAAATGGTTCTAAACAATCTGAAAAAGAGTTTTTGAATTTGGCTATAGATAAGCTTAGACAAATTGGTAAAATAGATTTTATATCTCAACCAAAAACAAATGCCGTGTTTGACATATATCCAGATAATGCTATTTATTGTAACTTTGGAAGTTATATTGTTGATTTATCGATTAACGAAGAAGAACTGTTTCGAAATATCCATATGAAGCATAGAAATGTAATAAAAAGAGCTATTGCTAATGGAGTAGTGATTAAATTTGGATATGAAGTATTTGATGATGCTTACGATACCATTCTTGATACATTATATAGAAATAATATGTCTATGATAGATAAAAATAAACTATTAGAATTTATATCAACAAATAGAAAATCATGTTTGATTGGTTGTAGCTATCTAGATGATATTCCGCAAAGTGCGGCAATTATTTTGTATGATAACTATAAAGGTTATTATTTTTGGGGCGGCACTAGTGAAAATGTAAGTTTGGGTGCGAATAATCTACTGCATTGGGAGATAATCAAGAAATTAAAAAGTTTAGGTGTGCAATATTATGATTTTGTTGGCGCAAGGATACATACTAACAATGATAGGCTTTTAGGTATACAGAGATTCAAAAGTAGGTTTGGTGCATTATTACAATATGGTTATCTTTGGAAATATCCAATAAAAAGATGGAAATTTGACTTATTTAATATGTTGTATAATTTTAAAATGGGTAAGAAGGATATTATAGATGAAGAAAAAAATAATATTAACATTTGA
- a CDS encoding polysaccharide deacetylase family protein, with the protein MKKKIILTFDYELYLGKDSGTIDKCMLEPTQKILESLKRHNANGIFFIDANFLVILKQQCLSGYQMVKKQILDMLKNGNDIGLHIHPHWIDSYMISKDRWSFRSYENFRIHNLNKEQISSILKDSFKELDLICKEFSQHYKIDSFRAGGWCVQPFSSVKEILKEIGIKYDFSVLPGMKKNSLPRHYYDYSLTPNKPYWKFADDPLKEDSNGDFIEIPVTVTKLNIFSVLYNKRKIRAYSIYGNGKGAYSTSGFFELLKKIRIFIKYAFSSDYMSFDVFVKNMINTNKELIVYVAHPKNFSSESFLILKYCCENYNVIKYKDIV; encoded by the coding sequence ATGAAGAAAAAAATAATATTAACATTTGATTACGAATTATACTTAGGCAAAGATAGTGGAACCATAGACAAGTGTATGCTTGAACCAACGCAAAAGATCTTGGAATCATTAAAAAGACATAATGCAAATGGAATTTTCTTTATTGATGCTAATTTTTTAGTAATCCTAAAGCAACAATGTCTATCCGGATATCAGATGGTTAAAAAACAGATATTGGATATGCTTAAAAATGGGAATGATATAGGGCTTCATATACATCCTCATTGGATAGATAGCTATATGATATCAAAAGATAGATGGAGTTTTAGGAGCTATGAGAATTTTAGAATTCATAACTTAAATAAAGAGCAAATATCAAGTATTTTAAAAGATTCATTTAAAGAATTAGATTTGATATGTAAAGAATTTTCACAACATTATAAAATAGATAGTTTTAGAGCTGGAGGATGGTGTGTACAACCATTTAGTAGTGTAAAAGAAATATTAAAAGAAATTGGTATAAAATATGATTTTAGTGTCTTGCCTGGCATGAAAAAAAATAGTTTACCTAGACATTATTACGATTATTCGTTAACTCCTAATAAGCCATATTGGAAATTTGCTGATGATCCATTAAAAGAAGATAGTAATGGTGATTTTATAGAAATTCCTGTAACGGTAACTAAGTTAAATATTTTTAGTGTTCTATACAATAAAAGAAAAATAAGGGCTTATTCTATATATGGCAATGGAAAGGGTGCATATTCTACTTCTGGGTTTTTTGAGTTGCTAAAAAAAATACGTATATTTATTAAATATGCTTTTAGTAGCGATTATATGTCATTTGATGTATTTGTAAAAAATATGATAAATACAAATAAAGAGCTTATAGTTTACGTTGCACACCCTAAAAATTTTAGTTCTGAGTCTTTTTTAATATTGAAATATTGTTGTGAAAATTATAATGTAATTAAATACAAGGATATTGTATGA
- a CDS encoding glycosyltransferase, with product MKSKILFLLSHQPNPRFIKQINFLSQKYEISVIYFNRDYMKDLSSEYIQYCSANINIGNISNGNYTKRIITYFRMIKQLYRIFQQNKSDIIIVNNIDILIIFKICTCFSRITTKIILEISDLLGYNYRNSFKSEIIRFIERYIFRYVDKLIVTSPKFYDIYYKKIFKKDYFILENKPLLNMLPSKIEKVNNQKIVIGIVGLLLQGKPYKALFDVIKGDNRFEVHIYGKGIYEYLIKEYSKTYENIKYFGEYNFFKDSAKIYGSIDILYMSYDTTSWDSFNNKIALPNKFYEAMYFRVPIITSSETYLGELVEKYKIGKTIKCCDGGEILNALIDINLNQISRNFDKISKDIYLGDNDYIRLAEFIQK from the coding sequence ATGAAATCCAAAATTCTTTTTTTGTTATCGCACCAACCAAATCCTAGATTTATAAAACAGATTAATTTTTTAAGTCAAAAATATGAAATTAGTGTTATATATTTCAATAGAGACTATATGAAAGATCTGTCAAGTGAATATATACAATACTGTTCTGCTAATATAAATATTGGAAATATATCAAATGGTAACTATACAAAAAGGATAATTACATATTTTAGAATGATTAAACAATTATATAGAATATTTCAACAGAATAAAAGTGATATAATAATAGTTAATAATATAGACATTTTAATAATATTTAAAATTTGCACGTGCTTTTCTAGAATAACTACAAAAATTATTTTAGAAATTTCAGATTTATTGGGCTATAATTATAGGAATAGTTTTAAATCAGAGATCATTAGATTTATTGAGCGATATATATTTAGATACGTTGATAAATTAATAGTTACCTCACCCAAATTTTATGATATTTACTATAAAAAAATATTCAAAAAAGATTATTTTATTTTAGAAAATAAACCTCTTTTAAATATGCTGCCATCAAAAATAGAAAAAGTCAATAATCAAAAAATAGTTATAGGTATAGTAGGTCTTCTTTTGCAAGGTAAACCGTATAAAGCACTATTTGATGTGATAAAGGGTGATAATCGCTTTGAAGTGCATATTTATGGTAAAGGTATTTATGAATACTTAATAAAAGAGTATTCTAAGACATATGAAAATATAAAATATTTTGGAGAATATAATTTTTTTAAGGATAGTGCAAAAATATATGGTAGCATTGATATCCTATATATGTCATATGATACAACTTCTTGGGACTCATTTAATAATAAAATTGCATTGCCAAACAAATTTTACGAAGCTATGTATTTTAGAGTACCAATTATCACTAGTAGTGAAACTTATCTCGGAGAATTGGTTGAAAAATATAAAATAGGAAAAACTATTAAATGTTGTGATGGCGGTGAAATACTAAATGCATTAATCGATATTAATTTAAATCAAATATCTAGAAATTTTGATAAAATATCAAAAGATATTTATTTAGGTGATAATGATTATATTAGATTGGCGGAGTTTATTCAAAAATGA
- the asnB gene encoding asparagine synthase (glutamine-hydrolyzing): MCGIIGFNFKSNNDKIFSIASHRGPDNTSKVEMGNFTFGHNRLSIVDHNSLSNQPMISECGRYVIVFNGEIYNFATIKEKLKSKYHFKTSSDTEVLLYSYIEYGESCIDEFRGMFAFAIYDKELDKLFCARDRLGIKPFVYYAQNGKFIFASEIKVILEVLGSKPNINNEAISQYLHYLYIPYPNTIFQDIMKLPPAHTLTYQHGKYKIKKYWDIEDYKGLYGQINENEVVSSLDSLIDESVRLRMIADVELGSFLSGGIDSSMILYYMQKHSSKKINTYTLGFKDAKKYDETSDARIMAKYFNTNHTEIIINPNASELLPKMVESFDEPFGNPTSLLIYELTKETKKLATVALAGDGGDEVFGGYPRYEAVLLSQKLKHIPKSLFSLVAKFTDFIPENSSGNHKLRRIKTFINSLSKNESDMYEDWIGYFSDNELNKLLKEYKAYKHIVKDVWKTQNCNNGILKSSIVDLKTFLPNNLLAYGDAMSMANSFEVRFPLIDHKVVEFVTGVDTKYRIKNGQTKYLMKKILNGKIPNTIINKPKLGLNPPMGIWLKNDLKKLIDEYLSKQSVKNRGLFNCEYIKQIIHEHETNKRDRSLYIWSLIVLEEWFRRYID, encoded by the coding sequence ATGTGCGGAATAATAGGGTTTAACTTTAAAAGTAATAATGATAAGATCTTTAGTATTGCATCTCATAGGGGTCCTGATAATACTTCAAAAGTAGAAATGGGCAATTTTACATTTGGACACAATCGTTTAAGTATAGTAGATCATAATAGTCTATCAAATCAGCCGATGATAAGTGAATGCGGTAGATATGTAATAGTCTTTAATGGTGAAATCTATAATTTTGCTACCATAAAAGAAAAATTAAAAAGTAAATACCACTTTAAGACATCATCTGATACTGAAGTTTTGCTTTATAGTTATATTGAGTATGGAGAAAGCTGCATAGATGAGTTTAGAGGTATGTTTGCATTTGCTATTTATGATAAGGAGCTTGATAAATTATTTTGTGCTAGAGATAGACTGGGTATAAAACCATTTGTTTATTATGCACAAAATGGTAAATTTATATTTGCTAGTGAAATAAAAGTGATATTAGAAGTGCTAGGCTCTAAACCTAATATAAATAATGAAGCTATTTCTCAATACCTTCATTATTTATATATACCATATCCAAATACGATATTTCAAGATATTATGAAGTTGCCGCCCGCTCATACTTTGACTTATCAACATGGAAAATATAAAATAAAAAAATATTGGGATATAGAAGATTACAAAGGGTTATATGGGCAAATAAATGAAAATGAAGTAGTATCTTCTTTAGATTCATTGATTGATGAATCTGTGAGACTAAGAATGATAGCAGATGTAGAGCTTGGATCATTCTTGAGTGGTGGAATAGATAGTAGCATGATACTCTATTATATGCAAAAACATAGTAGTAAGAAAATAAATACATATACATTAGGTTTTAAAGATGCTAAGAAATATGATGAAACAAGTGATGCTAGAATTATGGCAAAATATTTCAATACAAATCATACGGAGATAATTATAAATCCAAATGCAAGTGAATTGCTTCCAAAAATGGTAGAATCTTTTGATGAACCATTTGGTAATCCAACATCTCTCTTAATATACGAACTCACCAAAGAGACCAAAAAATTAGCTACGGTAGCATTGGCTGGAGACGGTGGAGATGAAGTTTTTGGTGGATACCCAAGATATGAAGCAGTATTATTATCTCAAAAACTAAAGCATATACCAAAAAGCTTATTTAGTTTGGTTGCCAAATTTACAGATTTTATACCTGAAAACTCAAGCGGAAATCATAAATTACGTAGAATAAAAACTTTTATCAATTCTTTGTCAAAAAATGAAAGTGATATGTATGAAGATTGGATTGGATATTTTAGTGATAATGAACTAAACAAATTATTAAAAGAGTATAAAGCATATAAACACATAGTAAAGGATGTTTGGAAAACTCAAAATTGCAACAACGGAATACTGAAAAGCTCTATAGTAGATTTAAAAACATTTTTACCAAATAATCTTCTAGCTTATGGTGATGCTATGAGTATGGCTAATTCTTTTGAAGTAAGATTTCCGTTAATTGATCATAAGGTTGTAGAGTTTGTGACTGGCGTAGATACAAAGTATCGCATTAAAAATGGTCAGACCAAATATCTTATGAAAAAAATACTTAATGGAAAAATTCCTAATACCATAATAAACAAGCCAAAATTAGGCCTAAATCCACCTATGGGTATATGGCTTAAAAACGATTTAAAAAAACTTATAGATGAATATTTATCTAAACAAAGTGTAAAAAATAGAGGTTTGTTTAATTGTGAATATATTAAACAAATTATACATGAACATGAAACCAATAAAAGAGATAGGTCTCTTTATATTTGGTCCTTGATAGTGCTTGAAGAATGGTTTAGGCGATATATTGACTAA
- a CDS encoding bi-domain-containing oxidoreductase, whose protein sequence is MKQLIQSFKTGELGLFDVPAPLCLDNGALVQTTASLVSAGTEKMLVDFAKKSMIQKAKDRPDLVKQVIDKMKKEGVKNTLEKVFTKLDTPIPLGYSLAGKVIKVGENLSGINIGDRVACGGAGYANHAEINYIPKNLMVKIPDEVDDIDASFVTVGAIALQGVRQAAPLLGEKIAVMGLGLLGQLTVQLLKANGCKVIASDIDPSKMQLAKKLGCDEACHASELIQRANAFTGGRGVDAVIVVASTSSNQPIIDAAEISRMRGRVVLVGMVGMDVPRNVYYKKELEIKLSMAYGPGRYDSQYEEKGIDYPYDLVRFTEQRNFESFLGLIQEGKVTPKALITHYYEFDDAMSAYDLLEGKIKEKYLGIVLKYKANLYLKDHAVIKRYEKSVGLDKINVGLIGAGNFTKSVILPNLQKVDGFSLVGLCTATGVSAEGTGKKYDFKYITTNSDELFANGEINTVFITTKHNDHANKVIKAINNKKHCFVEKPLCITQEELEQIKLAYSGQSLVQVGFNRRFSPMIKKMKDQIFGQISINYRINAGVIPKDVWIQDRQIGGGRIIGEVCHFIDTCSYLIGSDVSSVFATTVSKSDQSIPDEDNVNIVLNYKNGSTAVINYYAYGDTSMLKEYIEVFGNGISMQMNDFRELVVYKKGKITKEKHANQDKGFIGEFKAFKDAINSAKNGAKPAIDFSSIYNTTLCTFKILESIKSKSLININE, encoded by the coding sequence ATGAAACAACTAATACAATCATTTAAAACAGGCGAACTAGGTTTATTTGATGTTCCAGCACCATTGTGCTTAGATAATGGAGCCTTAGTGCAAACGACTGCTAGCTTAGTTAGTGCAGGCACAGAAAAAATGCTTGTAGATTTTGCTAAAAAATCGATGATCCAAAAAGCCAAAGATAGACCAGATCTCGTAAAACAAGTCATTGATAAAATGAAAAAAGAGGGCGTAAAAAATACTCTTGAAAAAGTCTTTACCAAGTTAGATACTCCTATTCCACTGGGCTATAGCTTAGCTGGAAAGGTTATTAAAGTCGGTGAAAATCTATCTGGAATAAATATCGGTGATAGAGTGGCTTGTGGTGGTGCAGGATATGCAAATCACGCAGAGATAAACTATATACCAAAAAATCTTATGGTTAAGATTCCTGATGAGGTTGATGATATAGATGCTTCTTTTGTCACTGTAGGCGCTATAGCATTACAAGGTGTTAGGCAAGCAGCTCCACTCCTTGGAGAAAAGATAGCTGTCATGGGTCTTGGACTTCTTGGACAGCTTACAGTCCAACTACTAAAAGCTAATGGTTGTAAAGTCATAGCTTCAGACATAGATCCGTCTAAAATGCAGCTAGCTAAAAAGCTTGGGTGTGATGAGGCGTGTCATGCCAGCGAGCTTATACAGAGAGCAAATGCTTTTACTGGAGGACGTGGAGTGGACGCTGTTATTGTAGTAGCATCAACTAGCTCTAATCAGCCCATAATAGACGCTGCTGAGATCTCTCGTATGCGTGGTAGGGTTGTGCTAGTAGGGATGGTTGGTATGGATGTCCCTAGAAATGTATATTATAAAAAAGAGTTAGAGATAAAGCTATCTATGGCTTATGGACCTGGGCGTTATGACTCACAGTATGAAGAAAAAGGCATAGACTATCCTTACGATTTGGTTAGATTCACAGAACAAAGGAATTTCGAAAGCTTCTTGGGGCTTATACAAGAGGGAAAAGTAACTCCAAAGGCTCTTATAACTCATTATTATGAATTTGATGATGCTATGAGTGCTTATGATCTTTTAGAAGGAAAGATTAAAGAAAAATATCTAGGCATAGTTCTAAAATACAAAGCAAATTTATACTTAAAAGACCATGCAGTTATCAAAAGATATGAAAAATCTGTTGGTTTAGATAAGATAAATGTAGGGCTAATTGGTGCTGGTAATTTTACAAAATCTGTTATATTGCCAAATTTACAAAAAGTAGATGGATTTAGCTTGGTTGGACTTTGTACCGCTACTGGAGTAAGCGCAGAAGGAACTGGTAAAAAATACGACTTCAAATACATCACAACAAATAGTGATGAACTATTTGCTAATGGCGAAATAAACACCGTATTTATCACAACCAAGCACAACGATCATGCAAATAAAGTCATAAAAGCTATTAATAACAAAAAACATTGCTTTGTCGAAAAGCCGCTTTGTATCACGCAAGAAGAGCTAGAGCAGATCAAATTGGCTTATAGCGGTCAAAGCTTGGTTCAAGTTGGATTTAATAGAAGATTTTCGCCTATGATAAAAAAGATGAAAGATCAAATTTTTGGTCAAATTTCTATCAATTACAGAATCAACGCTGGCGTAATACCAAAAGATGTTTGGATACAAGATAGACAAATAGGTGGAGGCAGAATAATAGGAGAAGTGTGCCATTTTATTGACACTTGTAGCTATTTGATAGGTAGTGATGTAAGTAGCGTATTTGCAACCACTGTGAGCAAATCAGACCAGTCAATCCCAGATGAAGATAACGTAAATATAGTGCTAAACTATAAAAATGGAAGCACTGCTGTTATAAATTATTACGCTTATGGCGATACTTCTATGCTAAAAGAATATATAGAAGTATTTGGCAATGGCATAAGTATGCAAATGAACGATTTTAGAGAGCTTGTCGTATATAAAAAAGGTAAAATCACAAAAGAAAAACATGCTAATCAAGATAAAGGATTTATTGGTGAGTTTAAAGCGTTTAAAGATGCTATAAATAGTGCAAAAAATGGTGCAAAACCGGCAATTGATTTTTCAAGCATCTATAATACGACATTATGCACCTTTAAAATCCTAGAATCAATAAAATCAAAGAGTTTGATAAACATAAATGAATAA
- a CDS encoding alginate lyase family protein, translating into MIDSIGHYSKFENGKFDILNLPFKFDKNIDWNYDKFGKLWAYNLTYFEYLKDKNDLWLIYDFIDNIQNIKDGLEPFPISLRCINWIKFITKFDIKDQKINDSLYAQYYVLLDNIEYHLLGNHLLENGFSLLFGAYYFQDDRLYEKAKRILQNELDRQILLDGAHFELSPMYHQLMFFRLLDCINLVKNNSYKQDYKFENLLCLKASKMLTWLKNITYANGDIPLLGDSANKIAPTSAELYKYANSLNITPLNLKINRSGYYKINRPKYECVVDICDIKASYIPGHTHADTFSFELMIDGKPCIVDSGISTYDICDLRSYQRSTKAHNCVEINGLNSSEVWSSFRVANRAKVFSVVKKEDYIKATHNGYRKFGVLHTREWKFDDDKLIIADSLNKKCNAIFRLHFHPNITQEMINNMLNSKDYKMKFNTYDYASEFNKTQKALFVEIKFEQFLEVEINL; encoded by the coding sequence TTGATAGATTCTATAGGTCATTACAGCAAATTTGAAAATGGTAAATTTGATATACTAAATTTACCATTTAAATTTGATAAAAATATAGACTGGAATTATGATAAATTTGGTAAGCTTTGGGCATATAATCTTACGTATTTTGAGTATTTAAAAGATAAAAATGATCTTTGGCTTATTTATGATTTTATTGATAATATCCAAAATATTAAAGATGGTTTAGAGCCATTTCCTATTAGTTTAAGGTGTATTAACTGGATCAAATTTATCACAAAATTTGATATCAAAGATCAAAAAATTAATGATAGTTTGTATGCTCAGTATTATGTTTTGCTTGATAATATAGAATATCACTTGCTTGGAAATCACTTGCTTGAAAATGGATTTAGCCTGCTTTTTGGGGCCTATTATTTTCAAGATGATAGACTTTATGAAAAAGCAAAAAGAATTTTGCAAAATGAACTAGATAGGCAAATTTTACTAGACGGTGCACATTTTGAGTTAAGTCCTATGTATCATCAATTGATGTTTTTTAGGCTATTAGACTGTATAAATTTAGTAAAAAATAACAGCTATAAACAAGATTATAAATTTGAAAATTTATTATGCTTAAAAGCTTCAAAAATGCTTACTTGGCTTAAAAATATAACTTACGCAAATGGGGATATACCACTATTGGGCGACAGCGCAAACAAAATTGCACCTACCTCTGCTGAGTTATATAAATACGCTAATTCTTTAAATATAACTCCATTAAATTTAAAAATAAATAGATCTGGTTATTATAAAATAAATAGACCCAAATACGAATGTGTTGTTGATATTTGCGATATAAAAGCTAGTTATATACCAGGACATACTCACGCCGATACTTTTAGTTTTGAGCTTATGATTGATGGTAAGCCTTGCATAGTTGATAGTGGGATAAGTACGTATGATATTTGTGATTTGAGGTCTTATCAAAGAAGTACAAAAGCGCATAATTGCGTTGAGATAAATGGCTTAAATAGTAGTGAGGTTTGGAGTAGTTTTAGGGTTGCAAATAGGGCTAAAGTCTTTAGCGTCGTTAAAAAAGAAGATTATATCAAAGCTACACATAATGGATATAGAAAATTTGGTGTTTTGCATACTAGAGAGTGGAAATTTGATGATGATAAACTTATTATCGCTGATAGTCTAAACAAAAAATGTAACGCGATATTTAGACTTCATTTTCATCCAAATATCACTCAAGAGATGATAAATAATATGCTAAATTCCAAAGACTATAAGATGAAATTTAATACTTACGATTATGCTAGTGAGTTTAATAAGACGCAAAAAGCACTGTTTGTAGAGATTAAATTTGAGCAGTTTTTGGAAGTTGAGATAAATTTATGA
- a CDS encoding glycosyltransferase family 4 protein, producing the protein MKKILFLTDNFPPEFNAPATRTYEHVKEWLKDKDVQVQIITCFPNFPSGKIYNGYKNKLYQKENYDGIEVIRVWSFMSSNSGFIKRVLDYMSYAFMAFFVGLFCKFDIIVATSPQFFTTWAGFGLSKIKRKPWVFELRDIWPESIKTVGAMKDSAILRFLEKVELFLYSDCAKVIAVTDAFKSNLISRGIDGKKIEVITNGSNLELFFARPKDNELIKKYNLENKFVVGYIGTHGLAHSLDFIVKSISKLQDNDICFLFVGDGAVKASVVSLAKELKLENIVFLGPVEKSEVPKYLSICDVSLAPLKKEDNFKTVIPSKIFEASAMLKPTLLGVEGQAKEIIEKYGAGICFEPENKADFIEKLCKIKDNNIYENCQIGCQKLANDFDRKKLAKSMLDILKEIY; encoded by the coding sequence ATGAAAAAAATACTATTTTTAACTGATAATTTTCCACCCGAGTTCAATGCTCCAGCTACTAGAACCTACGAGCACGTAAAAGAGTGGCTAAAAGACAAAGACGTGCAAGTCCAAATAATAACTTGCTTTCCAAATTTCCCTAGCGGTAAAATATATAACGGCTATAAAAATAAATTATATCAAAAAGAAAATTATGACGGAATAGAAGTTATTAGAGTATGGAGTTTTATGAGCTCAAACTCTGGATTTATCAAACGTGTATTGGATTATATGAGCTATGCTTTTATGGCTTTTTTTGTTGGTTTATTTTGCAAATTTGATATTATAGTTGCTACTTCACCACAGTTTTTTACTACTTGGGCTGGTTTTGGGCTTAGCAAGATCAAAAGAAAACCTTGGGTATTTGAGCTAAGAGATATTTGGCCAGAATCAATCAAAACAGTTGGAGCTATGAAAGATAGTGCTATTTTGAGATTTTTAGAAAAAGTAGAGCTGTTTTTGTATAGTGATTGTGCTAAAGTCATCGCTGTAACAGACGCCTTTAAGTCAAATTTAATAAGCCGCGGCATAGATGGTAAAAAGATAGAAGTAATAACAAATGGCTCAAATTTAGAGCTATTTTTCGCTCGCCCTAAAGATAATGAATTAATCAAAAAATATAATCTTGAAAACAAATTTGTGGTCGGATATATAGGAACTCATGGTCTAGCTCATAGCTTAGATTTTATTGTCAAAAGTATTTCAAAGCTCCAAGATAACGATATATGTTTTTTATTTGTTGGAGATGGGGCGGTAAAAGCTTCAGTGGTGAGTTTAGCCAAAGAGTTAAAACTAGAAAATATAGTTTTTTTGGGTCCCGTAGAAAAATCAGAAGTTCCAAAATATCTTAGCATATGTGATGTTTCTTTAGCTCCTTTAAAGAAAGAAGATAATTTCAAAACTGTTATACCATCTAAGATTTTTGAAGCATCAGCAATGCTAAAACCTACTTTGCTTGGAGTAGAAGGGCAAGCTAAGGAGATAATAGAAAAATATGGGGCGGGAATTTGCTTTGAGCCAGAAAATAAAGCTGATTTTATAGAAAAATTATGTAAAATAAAAGATAATAATATTTATGAAAATTGCCAAATTGGATGTCAAAAACTAGCAAACGATTTTGATAGAAAAAAACTTGCAAAATCTATGCTTGATATATTAAAAGAAATTTATTAG